In Methanosarcina barkeri MS, a single window of DNA contains:
- the pdxS gene encoding pyridoxal 5'-phosphate synthase lyase subunit PdxS: MDFEKLRHGTELIKRGFARMQKGGVIMDVTNPEQARIAEEAGAVAVMALQAVPADIRKAGGVARMADPEIVQQIIDTVTIPVMAKARIGHFVEAEILEALGVDMVDESEVLTPADPYFHIDKTQFTVPFVCGARNLGEALRRINEGAAMIRTKGEAGTGDVSQAVKHMKQIQGEIRALAGKTKEELIMVSREIEAPIELVVETSKMQRLPVVNFAAGGVATPADAALMMRLGADGVFVGSGIFKAENPEKMAKAVVEAVNNFDNPAKLAEISKGVGAGMKGISADTIPEKEALQERGW, translated from the coding sequence ATGGACTTTGAAAAATTAAGACACGGGACCGAACTTATCAAAAGGGGCTTTGCAAGAATGCAGAAAGGGGGTGTAATCATGGATGTTACAAACCCGGAACAGGCCAGGATCGCAGAAGAAGCCGGAGCAGTTGCTGTTATGGCCCTCCAGGCTGTTCCTGCAGATATAAGGAAAGCGGGTGGGGTTGCCCGGATGGCTGACCCTGAGATTGTCCAGCAGATTATTGATACGGTTACAATTCCTGTAATGGCAAAAGCCAGGATCGGGCACTTTGTTGAAGCTGAAATTTTAGAAGCTCTGGGTGTTGACATGGTGGACGAATCCGAAGTCCTGACTCCTGCCGACCCCTACTTCCACATAGACAAAACGCAGTTCACCGTGCCTTTTGTCTGTGGAGCCAGAAACCTTGGAGAAGCTCTTAGGAGAATTAACGAAGGGGCAGCCATGATCCGAACTAAAGGAGAGGCTGGAACCGGAGATGTCAGCCAGGCAGTTAAGCACATGAAGCAGATTCAAGGCGAAATCCGTGCCCTTGCCGGGAAGACTAAAGAAGAGCTGATTATGGTTTCAAGGGAAATTGAAGCTCCGATTGAACTTGTAGTCGAAACTTCAAAAATGCAGCGCCTGCCTGTGGTAAACTTTGCAGCCGGCGGAGTTGCAACCCCTGCGGATGCCGCTCTCATGATGCGCCTTGGTGCAGACGGGGTCTTTGTAGGTTCAGGTATTTTCAAAGCCGAAAACCCTGAGAAAATGGCAAAAGCCGTTGTTGAAGCCGTAAACAACTTTGACAACCCTGCAAAGCTTGCAGAAATCTCAAAAGGCGTGGGTGCAGGCATGAAAGGCATCAGCGCAGACACGATCCCTGAAAAGGAAGCCCTTCAGGAGCGCGGTTGGTAA
- a CDS encoding corrinoid protein, with product MIRHIDLAVQNILEMKEKEPAKFKRLIDEGIMIGLGVDLEDGNKEVTTVDQIKNQNRPKDPEYASVAEAVIEGNNAETVKLISALLEKGKDPTDLVLNALMPGIQTVCELYDIGESYVPEILLANEALMKGVELCQKKKGEVPSQGKVVSLVIVGDLHDIGKNIVAAILRANGFEVIDLGRDVTVEAAVEAVKSTKANLVTGTTLMSTTKGGLKALANALEPEGVPLACGGAAVDRRFVDTFGNSVYGRTPLDAVKIAKEICEGKSWEEARNELY from the coding sequence ATGATCAGGCACATTGACCTTGCAGTTCAGAATATTTTAGAGATGAAAGAAAAAGAGCCTGCAAAATTTAAAAGACTCATTGACGAAGGGATCATGATCGGCCTTGGGGTAGATCTTGAAGACGGAAATAAAGAAGTAACTACTGTCGACCAGATAAAGAATCAGAACAGACCGAAAGATCCCGAATACGCATCCGTAGCAGAAGCTGTGATAGAAGGAAATAATGCAGAAACAGTAAAACTCATATCTGCCTTACTTGAAAAAGGAAAAGATCCTACAGATTTGGTTTTGAACGCCCTTATGCCCGGAATCCAGACCGTGTGTGAGCTTTACGATATTGGGGAGAGCTATGTGCCGGAAATCTTGCTGGCAAACGAAGCTCTTATGAAAGGAGTTGAACTCTGCCAGAAAAAGAAAGGAGAAGTCCCATCTCAGGGAAAAGTGGTATCCCTTGTTATTGTAGGAGACCTGCATGATATAGGAAAGAATATTGTAGCCGCTATTCTCAGAGCAAATGGCTTCGAAGTAATCGACCTTGGAAGAGATGTAACTGTGGAAGCAGCTGTCGAAGCCGTAAAGTCAACAAAAGCTAATCTTGTCACCGGAACAACCCTTATGAGCACAACCAAAGGAGGCCTCAAAGCCCTCGCAAATGCTCTGGAACCCGAGGGGGTCCCTCTGGCCTGCGGAGGGGCTGCTGTGGACAGGCGTTTCGTTGATACCTTTGGGAACTCGGTATATGGAAGAACACCACTTGATGCGGTAAAAATCGCAAAGGAGATATGTGAAGGAAAGAGCTGGGAAGAAGCCCGCAACGAACTTTATTGA
- a CDS encoding phosphatase PAP2 family protein, whose protein sequence is MFQTEPILYLQSLGNDWLTSLMILITSMGSSAFLVAIVVIVTFGVNFRKGFLLFQLLIWTGLITEIIKTIIAFPRPDYVDNRVLNLEYGVKSTSPFNGSGPDDVFELPDKKVLETFRLQEALSPSPFGFPSGHVAITTALWGGSSTIFNSRKIKMMAPFMVLLVALSRMYLGRHFLGDILGGAIIGLFFLTAFVLFLKSPLKDDFFKKDNFELALKSKNLILYFVLFVIPLVLITSSMISAEAAGFFLGTNAAYVLIIRRGLPDDAGSVEQRVLRIFIALLLFGISSFILDLGFDNIETVAYFSLKFIEFLKAFIPASTIWVSVVVCTKLNLYRTEKELLSNRKGALKQPGHGME, encoded by the coding sequence TTGTTCCAGACTGAACCTATACTCTATCTGCAATCCCTTGGAAACGATTGGCTTACATCCCTCATGATTCTGATAACTTCAATGGGATCATCGGCTTTTTTGGTTGCCATAGTAGTTATCGTAACTTTCGGGGTTAATTTCCGGAAAGGTTTTCTTCTGTTCCAGCTCTTAATCTGGACAGGGCTGATTACCGAAATCATTAAGACAATAATTGCCTTTCCGAGGCCGGATTATGTAGACAACAGAGTACTTAACCTTGAATATGGAGTGAAAAGTACATCCCCTTTCAACGGAAGTGGACCTGATGATGTGTTCGAACTTCCCGATAAAAAAGTTCTTGAAACCTTCCGCCTTCAAGAAGCACTTTCCCCTTCGCCTTTTGGTTTCCCTTCAGGGCATGTTGCAATTACGACCGCACTCTGGGGAGGAAGTTCCACGATTTTCAACAGCCGGAAAATCAAAATGATGGCTCCTTTTATGGTATTGCTTGTAGCCTTATCGAGAATGTACCTGGGAAGGCATTTTCTGGGGGATATTCTGGGAGGAGCTATTATAGGTTTATTTTTCCTTACTGCTTTTGTCCTCTTTCTCAAAAGCCCCCTGAAAGATGATTTTTTCAAGAAAGATAATTTCGAACTTGCACTCAAGAGCAAGAACCTTATTTTGTACTTCGTCCTGTTTGTTATCCCTCTTGTTCTTATAACTTCATCTATGATAAGTGCAGAAGCAGCGGGTTTTTTCCTTGGCACGAATGCGGCATACGTTTTGATTATACGCAGAGGACTCCCTGATGATGCGGGAAGTGTCGAGCAGAGAGTTTTGAGGATATTTATTGCGCTTCTGCTATTCGGAATCTCCAGCTTTATTCTTGATTTAGGGTTCGATAATATCGAAACCGTAGCCTATTTCAGTCTCAAATTCATCGAGTTCTTGAAAGCTTTCATACCCGCATCTACAATCTGGGTGTCCGTAGTTGTCTGCACAAAGCTCAACCTGTATAGAACTGAAAAGGAACTCTTAAGCAACCGAAAAGGAGCTCTCAAGCAGCCAGGGCACGGAATGGAGTAA
- a CDS encoding methylamine methyltransferase corrinoid protein reductive activase: MDQAINIDIGTSGIRAQLLNLTDSSVLRTAILSRNPLPGANVVDHLDFAISYGQEIAHEILVSAVTSLINDLKPTNLKRIAVCGNPIQLSIFEGIEIRDLAFAGKNALEKIHVKPPKRDGHVTSGNKIGLYADVDVIIPPSIRHEIGADALAMMIKTGFLDTSKTCMVTDYGTNAEMALKVGNRIYTGSAAAGPAIEGQQISKGMLATPGAIADLRLSGGWQALVLDEKLRLVEGPRINLRSRTFKSTGYPAKGITGTGVISLMYAGLITGIIKPPHIEGDIIRLGKGITFTEEDVVEAGKAFGALRAGHLTLMHEAGIAYEDLETMYMCGASGTYVDPIKARFTGIVPATPKRIIQCGNTSLELAKDLALNPDYLSYLNEMKKSILANHIMFASSPTFAAIYVQEIALWNEGMPLEKYNANLERSGIQPIPNELPECIIERKYERDIHELGKCLEIMESKLDFTATIKCSGCDTCVKGCPEEALSRECESFRINTARCLGTACRRCEERCPEKMFSISNFKLELPSP, encoded by the coding sequence ATGGATCAGGCAATAAATATCGATATAGGTACCAGTGGAATTAGAGCCCAACTCTTGAACCTTACGGACTCTTCTGTCCTCAGGACTGCAATTTTGTCCAGAAACCCGCTTCCGGGTGCAAACGTTGTTGACCATCTGGACTTTGCGATTAGCTATGGGCAGGAGATAGCCCACGAAATTCTTGTCTCAGCCGTAACCTCTCTGATAAATGACCTTAAACCAACAAATCTCAAACGTATAGCTGTTTGTGGAAATCCAATTCAGTTGTCTATATTCGAAGGAATAGAGATCCGGGATCTTGCATTTGCAGGAAAAAACGCCCTCGAAAAAATACATGTAAAGCCGCCGAAAAGGGATGGGCACGTCACCTCAGGAAATAAAATTGGACTCTATGCAGATGTTGATGTGATCATCCCACCTTCGATAAGACATGAAATCGGAGCCGATGCCCTTGCCATGATGATAAAAACCGGATTTCTGGATACTTCCAAAACATGTATGGTTACGGATTACGGGACAAACGCTGAAATGGCCCTGAAGGTAGGTAACAGAATATACACAGGATCGGCTGCTGCAGGCCCTGCCATAGAAGGACAGCAGATTAGCAAAGGAATGCTGGCGACACCTGGAGCTATTGCCGATTTAAGGCTTTCCGGAGGCTGGCAAGCGCTTGTCCTTGACGAAAAACTCAGGCTGGTAGAAGGACCAAGAATCAACCTGCGCAGCAGGACTTTCAAATCCACCGGATACCCTGCTAAGGGAATTACAGGCACGGGAGTGATTTCTCTTATGTATGCAGGGCTTATAACTGGTATAATAAAGCCTCCTCATATTGAAGGCGATATAATTAGGCTGGGAAAAGGAATTACGTTTACAGAGGAAGATGTAGTAGAAGCTGGAAAAGCCTTCGGAGCCCTGAGAGCAGGTCACCTGACCCTGATGCACGAGGCAGGAATAGCATACGAAGATCTGGAAACAATGTACATGTGCGGAGCAAGCGGAACGTATGTAGACCCTATAAAAGCCCGCTTTACAGGCATTGTGCCTGCAACCCCTAAGCGGATTATACAGTGCGGAAATACTTCCCTGGAACTCGCAAAAGACCTTGCCCTTAATCCCGACTATCTTTCATACCTAAATGAAATGAAAAAATCTATCCTTGCTAATCATATAATGTTTGCCTCGTCCCCCACTTTTGCAGCCATCTATGTCCAGGAAATAGCCCTATGGAATGAAGGTATGCCACTTGAGAAGTATAACGCAAATCTTGAAAGATCCGGTATCCAGCCTATCCCAAATGAACTTCCGGAATGCATTATTGAAAGAAAGTACGAAAGAGATATTCACGAACTTGGAAAGTGCCTGGAGATCATGGAATCTAAACTGGATTTTACCGCTACCATCAAGTGCAGTGGTTGTGACACCTGTGTGAAAGGATGCCCGGAAGAGGCCCTTTCTAGAGAATGCGAAAGTTTCAGGATCAATACTGCAAGATGTCTTGGCACTGCCTGCAGAAGATGCGAAGAAAGGTGCCCTGAGAAGATGTTCTCTATAAGTAACTTTAAGCTAGAACTCCCAAGTCCATAA